GTATCCCAAAGTGACCGGACGCAAGATGAACGACGTGCTGGGCAAGATTCATTTCTGGGGAACCTTCGTTTGTATGAACGTTATCTTCATGCCCATGTTCATTCAGGGACTGGCGGGCGTTTCGCGCCGGCTCTATGACGGCGGCCAGCAGTATGCCCACGCACAGGGAGTGCTGGAGTGGAATCTCGTCATGTCGATCGGCGCCTGGACAATGGCTGTCTTCCAAATCCCGTTCATCTGGAATTTCTTCTGGAGCATCCGTAAAGGAAAGAAGGTCTCGGACAATGTCTGGGAGGCGACTACGCTGGAGTGGACCGCCGCGCCCTCGCCGCCCCCGCATGGCAATTTCACGACTCTGCCCTCGGTCCACCGTGGACCATACGAATACAGCGTCCCGGGAGCCCCGACCGACTTCACACCGCAGAATGAGCCGGCACGGGCCTGAACTCCGATGCAGATACCGCACACACTGACGGCGCGCGCCGACACCGGGCTGTACAATGCCAAGCTCGGCATCTGGCTCTTCTTGGCGTCGGAAGTGATGCTCTTCGGCGGCTTGTTCTCCGCCTATGTCCTGTTGCGCGTCGGGTCGACCGACTGGCCGCATGGCGCCGATATCCTCAATGTCCCGCTGGCGATGCTCAACACGATGGTGCTGATCACCTCCAGCGTCACGATGGTCATGTCGTGGGCGTCGCTGCGGCAGGGCAAGGTGGCCGCCTACAAAGGGTACATGGTCGCGACGCTCCTGTGCGGCTTCGGATTCATGATCATCAAGGCCATCGAATACGGGGCGAAGTTTTCGCACCACCTGTATCCGGGCGAGAGCACGTTTCTGGCGGTCTACTTCACGCTGACCGGCCTGCACGGACTGCACGTCGTCGGCGGGATCATCGTGATCGGCTATCACCTCCTGACCAGCAACAGGTGGCTGCGCTCCGAACCCGAACGGTTGACCAACCGCGTGGAAGTCGTCGGACTGTATTGGCACTTTGTCGACTTGGTCTGGATTTTCCTGTTCCCGTTGCTCTACTTGTTATAGGGCATGATGAGAACATCCGATCTGATCGTCGTTTCCGCAGTCGTCTGCGGCGTGGCCCTGGCGGCCTGCTCGTCGAGTAAAAAAGAACGGGTCGGCCGCGTCGAGACCGAAGCCGGAGCATCGGCCGATGCCACGGCAGCCGACAGCGCGGGCATCGCCGCCGGCGTGGACGGACGACTCTCTTCGGCGCGTTACATGTTCGTCAACGTCAATGTCGCCAATGTCCGGGCGGAACCGTCGACGGCCGGGGAGATCATCGCCAAAATGCGCTATCCCGATTCGACCGATGTCACCGGACTGCGCGAGGGCGAATGGATCGGCGTGGAGTTCGAGACATCCGATGGCAACTACAAAACCGGGTGGGTGCACGTATCCTTGTTGTCCGAAACGCGCGAGGCCGCCAAACTGAAACTGGAGCAGCCGGAGTAGGGGACCCAGGAACGACCGACATGGCGCACACCGACGCACAGAGCATCAAACGCGAAGTCCGCGGTTACATCGCTGTGTTCGTTGCGCTGGCGGCGCTGACGGTGCTGACCGTAATTGCGTCCCGCCTCGACGTATCGACGGCGATGCACATCTTCATTGCGTTGTTCATTGCGGTGGTCAAGGGCGGGCTCGTGGCCGCCTACTTTATGCATCTGATCTCCGAGAAGAAGCTGATTTACAGCACGCTGATCCTGACGGTCATCTTCTTTCTGGCGCTGATGTTTCTGCCGTTGTCGACCTTTATGGACCATTTGCACGTCTAAGCCATGTCGCTGAAGTCATTTCACATTTTCTTCATTGCGATCGCGGCCATCATGTCGTGCGCGGTTGGCGCCTGGGGTCTGTGGCAATACTCCTCCGACGGCGCAGCACAACTGGCGGCGCTGGGCGCCGTCTCGTTCGCGATGGCGATCGTGCTCGTCATCTATGGCATTCGCTTTTTGAGAAAACTGCGGCACGAGAGTTTCTTATGATGCGGCGATACCTGGGAATGACAGCGGTTGTTGCCGGTGCGGCGCTGACGCTGCCCGCTGCGGCGAGCGCCTGCGCCGTCTGCGGGGGCGACCCGGCCGCGCCGATGACCGCAGGAATGAACATGGCGATTCTGACCCTGCTGGCGGTGACCGGCGGTGTCTTGCTGTCAGTCGTGACGTTTTTTGCGTTCCTGATCCGTCGGGCGCGTATCATGGACAAGGTTACGGTCGATCAACGCTGGCTGAATAGCATGCGAGGCGGACAGAATGCCTGAATTCCTCCATTGGCTCGGACTTCCGGAAATCGCCTCGGCGCACGGCTACCAGATCGACCGCCTGATCGGATGGATCCATATTCTCATGTTCGCGCTCTTCATCGGGTGGGGGATATTCTTCATTATGATCCTCTTCCGATTCCGTGCGGGGCGTCATCCAAAGGCCGATCACGTCGGCGTGCGGGGGCACGGATCCACCTATCTCGAAGTCACGGTGGCCATCGTCGAAGCGGTGCTCCTGATCGGATTCTCGATTCCCGTCTGGTCGAAGGTCGTGGTCAATGTCCCCGATCCGGCCGATGCGCCGACCATCCGCGTGGTCGCCCAGCAGTTTCAGTGGAATATCCACTACCCCGGCCACGATGGGGTGTTCGGTCGCGTCGACAGCAAACTCATGGACGATCAGAGCAACCCGGTCGGACTGGATCGCTCCGATCCCGCCGGCGCCGATGACATCTGGACCATCAACCAACTCCACCTGCCGGTCAACCAGCCGGTCCTGATCCAATTGTCCAGCAAGGACGTCATTCACTGCTTTGCGTTGCCGATCATGCGGGTCAAGCAGGATGTCATCCCCGGCATGATGATTCCGGTTTCCTTTACTCCGATCAAGACGGGGCAATCGGAGATCGCCTGCGCGCAGTTGTGCGGCCTGGGGCACTATCGCATGCGCGGATTCTTAAGCATCGACACACAGGCCGAGTACGACACCTGGATGGCCGAGGAGATCGAATACCT
This genomic interval from Candidatus Zixiibacteriota bacterium contains the following:
- a CDS encoding cytochrome c oxidase subunit II encodes the protein MPEFLHWLGLPEIASAHGYQIDRLIGWIHILMFALFIGWGIFFIMILFRFRAGRHPKADHVGVRGHGSTYLEVTVAIVEAVLLIGFSIPVWSKVVVNVPDPADAPTIRVVAQQFQWNIHYPGHDGVFGRVDSKLMDDQSNPVGLDRSDPAGADDIWTINQLHLPVNQPVLIQLSSKDVIHCFALPIMRVKQDVIPGMMIPVSFTPIKTGQSEIACAQLCGLGHYRMRGFLSIDTQAEYDTWMAEEIEYLQPSDEDESEETDAPAEGSSEG
- a CDS encoding cytochrome C oxidase subunit IV family protein yields the protein MAHTDAQSIKREVRGYIAVFVALAALTVLTVIASRLDVSTAMHIFIALFIAVVKGGLVAAYFMHLISEKKLIYSTLILTVIFFLALMFLPLSTFMDHLHV
- a CDS encoding cytochrome c oxidase subunit 3 is translated as MQIPHTLTARADTGLYNAKLGIWLFLASEVMLFGGLFSAYVLLRVGSTDWPHGADILNVPLAMLNTMVLITSSVTMVMSWASLRQGKVAAYKGYMVATLLCGFGFMIIKAIEYGAKFSHHLYPGESTFLAVYFTLTGLHGLHVVGGIIVIGYHLLTSNRWLRSEPERLTNRVEVVGLYWHFVDLVWIFLFPLLYLL
- a CDS encoding SH3 domain-containing protein, encoding MMRTSDLIVVSAVVCGVALAACSSSKKERVGRVETEAGASADATAADSAGIAAGVDGRLSSARYMFVNVNVANVRAEPSTAGEIIAKMRYPDSTDVTGLREGEWIGVEFETSDGNYKTGWVHVSLLSETREAAKLKLEQPE